One region of Pongo pygmaeus isolate AG05252 chromosome 21, NHGRI_mPonPyg2-v2.0_pri, whole genome shotgun sequence genomic DNA includes:
- the SIRPB2 gene encoding signal-regulatory protein beta-2 isoform X3, whose translation MCSTMSAPTCLAHLPPCFLLLALVFVPSDASGQSSRNDWQVLQPEGPMLVAEGETLLLRCMVVGSCTDGMIKWVKVSTQDQQEIYNFKRGSFPGVMPMIQRTSEPLNCDYSIYIHNVTREHTGTYHCVRFDGLSEHSEMKSDEGTSVLVKGAGDPEPDLWIIQPQELVLGTTGDTVFLNCTVLGDGPPGPIRWFQGAGLSREAIYNFGGISHPKATAVQASNNDFSILLQNVSSEDAGTYYCVKFQRKPNRQYLSGQGTRLKVKAKSTSSQEAEFTSEHATEMSPTGLLVVFAPVVLGLKAITLAALLRALATSRRSPGQEDVKTTGLAGAMNILAWSKGQE comes from the exons ATGTGCTCCACGATGTCCGCCCCCACCTGCCTGGCCCACTTGCCTCCCTGCTTCCTGCTGCTGGCACTGGTCTTTGTCCCCTCAG ATGCCTCTGGGCAGAGCAGCAGGAATGACTGGCAGGTGCTACAGCCCGAGGGCCCCATGCTGGTGGCAGAAGGCGAGACACTTTTACTGAGGTGTATGGTGGTCGGCTCCTGCACTGACGGTATGATAAAATGGGTCAAGGTGAGCACTCAGGACCAACAGGAAATTTATAACTTTAAACGAGGCTCCTTCCCTGGGGTAATGCCCATGATCCAACGGACATCAGAACCACTGAATTGTGATTATTCCATCTATATCCACAATGTCACCAGGGAGCACACTGGAACCTACCACTGTGTGAGGTTTGATGGTTTGAGTGAACACTCAGAAATGAAATCGGATGAAGGCACCTCAGTGCTTGTGAAGG GAGCTGGGGACCCTGAACCAGACCTGTGGATCATCCAGCCCCAGGAATTGGTGTTGGGGACCACTGGAGACACTGTCTTTCTGAACTGCACAGTGCTTGGAGACGGTCCCCCCGGACCCATCAGGTGGTTCCAGGGAGCCGGTCTGAGCCGGGAGGCCATTTACAACTTTGGAGGCATCTCCCATCCCAAGGCGACAGCAGTGCAGGCCTCCAACAATGACTTCAGCATTCTTCTGCAAAACGTCTCCAGTGAGGATGCAGGCACCTATTACTGTGTAAAGTTTCAGAGGAAACCCAACAGGCAATACCTGTCTGGACAGGGCACCAGGCTGAAAGTGAAAG CAAAATCTACCTCTTCCCAAGAggcagaattcaccagtgaacatGCAACTGAGATGTCTCCAACAG GCCTCCTGGTTGTGTTCGCACCTGTGGTCCTGGGGCTGAAGGCAATTACCTTGGCTGCACTCCTACGGGCCCTGGCTACCTCTCGGAGGAGCCCTGGGCAAGAAGATGTCAAGACCACAGGCCTAGCAGGAGCCATGAACATCTTAGCATGGAGCAAGGGTCAAGAGTGA
- the SIRPB2 gene encoding signal-regulatory protein beta-2 isoform X2: protein MCSTMSAPTCLAHLPPCFLLLALVFVPSDASGQSSRNDWQVLQPEGPMLVAEGETLLLRCMVVGSCTDGMIKWVKVSTQDQQEIYNFKRGSFPGVMPMIQRTSEPLNCDYSIYIHNVTREHTGTYHCVRFDGLSEHSEMKSDEGTSVLVKGAGDPEPDLWIIQPQELVLGTTGDTVFLNCTVLGDGPPGPIRWFQGAGLSREAIYNFGGISHPKATAVQASNNDFSILLQNVSSEDAGTYYCVKFQRKPNRQYLSGQGTRLKVKAKSTSSQEAEFTSEHATEMSPTGECTHLSGVNDSPTGKGAMNGLVMGSEQSQTPGANLPPRKLPGLHLNCRTRTPENHVITAQL from the exons ATGTGCTCCACGATGTCCGCCCCCACCTGCCTGGCCCACTTGCCTCCCTGCTTCCTGCTGCTGGCACTGGTCTTTGTCCCCTCAG ATGCCTCTGGGCAGAGCAGCAGGAATGACTGGCAGGTGCTACAGCCCGAGGGCCCCATGCTGGTGGCAGAAGGCGAGACACTTTTACTGAGGTGTATGGTGGTCGGCTCCTGCACTGACGGTATGATAAAATGGGTCAAGGTGAGCACTCAGGACCAACAGGAAATTTATAACTTTAAACGAGGCTCCTTCCCTGGGGTAATGCCCATGATCCAACGGACATCAGAACCACTGAATTGTGATTATTCCATCTATATCCACAATGTCACCAGGGAGCACACTGGAACCTACCACTGTGTGAGGTTTGATGGTTTGAGTGAACACTCAGAAATGAAATCGGATGAAGGCACCTCAGTGCTTGTGAAGG GAGCTGGGGACCCTGAACCAGACCTGTGGATCATCCAGCCCCAGGAATTGGTGTTGGGGACCACTGGAGACACTGTCTTTCTGAACTGCACAGTGCTTGGAGACGGTCCCCCCGGACCCATCAGGTGGTTCCAGGGAGCCGGTCTGAGCCGGGAGGCCATTTACAACTTTGGAGGCATCTCCCATCCCAAGGCGACAGCAGTGCAGGCCTCCAACAATGACTTCAGCATTCTTCTGCAAAACGTCTCCAGTGAGGATGCAGGCACCTATTACTGTGTAAAGTTTCAGAGGAAACCCAACAGGCAATACCTGTCTGGACAGGGCACCAGGCTGAAAGTGAAAG CAAAATCTACCTCTTCCCAAGAggcagaattcaccagtgaacatGCAACTGAGATGTCTCCAACAGGTGAGTGTACCCACCTCAGTGGAGTCAATGACTCCCCCACAGGCAAGGGGGCCATGAATGGCTTGGTCATGGGAAGCGAGCAGTCCCAGACTCCTGGGGCTAATCTGCCACCAAGAAAGCTCCCAGGACTTCATCTCAACTGCAGAACTAGGACCCCAGAGAACCATGTTATAACAGCTCAGTTATAA
- the SIRPB2 gene encoding signal-regulatory protein beta-2 isoform X1 yields the protein MCSTMSAPTCLAHLPPCFLLLALVFVPSDASGQSSRNDWQVLQPEGPMLVAEGETLLLRCMVVGSCTDGMIKWVKVSTQDQQEIYNFKRGSFPGVMPMIQRTSEPLNCDYSIYIHNVTREHTGTYHCVRFDGLSEHSEMKSDEGTSVLVKGAGDPEPDLWIIQPQELVLGTTGDTVFLNCTVLGDGPPGPIRWFQGAGLSREAIYNFGGISHPKATAVQASNNDFSILLQNVSSEDAGTYYCVKFQRKPNRQYLSGQGTRLKVKGETIGFGVVGREEQVFIRNFSTCPKQASSSQPPCLYISFSLYLECFLLFSENSYSSFKAQHKWPLLCKTFSSSQTELISPHSGFQNSV from the exons ATGTGCTCCACGATGTCCGCCCCCACCTGCCTGGCCCACTTGCCTCCCTGCTTCCTGCTGCTGGCACTGGTCTTTGTCCCCTCAG ATGCCTCTGGGCAGAGCAGCAGGAATGACTGGCAGGTGCTACAGCCCGAGGGCCCCATGCTGGTGGCAGAAGGCGAGACACTTTTACTGAGGTGTATGGTGGTCGGCTCCTGCACTGACGGTATGATAAAATGGGTCAAGGTGAGCACTCAGGACCAACAGGAAATTTATAACTTTAAACGAGGCTCCTTCCCTGGGGTAATGCCCATGATCCAACGGACATCAGAACCACTGAATTGTGATTATTCCATCTATATCCACAATGTCACCAGGGAGCACACTGGAACCTACCACTGTGTGAGGTTTGATGGTTTGAGTGAACACTCAGAAATGAAATCGGATGAAGGCACCTCAGTGCTTGTGAAGG GAGCTGGGGACCCTGAACCAGACCTGTGGATCATCCAGCCCCAGGAATTGGTGTTGGGGACCACTGGAGACACTGTCTTTCTGAACTGCACAGTGCTTGGAGACGGTCCCCCCGGACCCATCAGGTGGTTCCAGGGAGCCGGTCTGAGCCGGGAGGCCATTTACAACTTTGGAGGCATCTCCCATCCCAAGGCGACAGCAGTGCAGGCCTCCAACAATGACTTCAGCATTCTTCTGCAAAACGTCTCCAGTGAGGATGCAGGCACCTATTACTGTGTAAAGTTTCAGAGGAAACCCAACAGGCAATACCTGTCTGGACAGGGCACCAGGCTGAAAGTGAAAGGTGAGACAATTGGTTTTGGAGTTGTCGGGAGAGAGGAGCAGGTATTCATCAGGAATTTTTCTACATGTCCCAAACAAGCCAGTTCTTCCCAGCCTCCATGTCTTTACATAAGTTTttccctctacctggaatgctttctccttttctccgaaaactcctactcatccttcaaggcccaaCACAAATGGCCCCTCCTCTGTAAAACCTTCTCCTCCTCTCAAACAGAGTTAATTTCTCCCCATTCTGGTTTCCAGAACTCTGTATAG